From one Methanobrevibacter arboriphilus JCM 13429 = DSM 1125 genomic stretch:
- a CDS encoding DNA topoisomerase IV subunit A produces the protein MSEVKDNKNLSRKEVSYNKLKGLGEEIIEDVIKKDIPSLKVPSRGTSNIVYDDAKRYFVLGDRYGKRSLGNVKQIKKIGQMVQVANFCKDLVQREKTATLREMYYVSEGWDIGFDNQQESNIVGEDIEVTLGMSREDLGLMPEEDGASVYGNIILKEGDVEIDALKSGKSGYTISPTIDEVEFLDHDVERVIAVETMGMFHRMVQEEAYKKFNTLIVGLKGQAARATRRFLKRVNEELNLPVYICNDGDPWGFHIAMVIISGSAKLAHVNHDLATPNAKFLGVTASDIVNYELPTDPLKDIDVLRLKELSNDPRYRDPTWQTEIKKMLKIGKKAEQQSFSKYGLEYVVDTYFPEKLELLS, from the coding sequence ATGTCTGAAGTTAAAGATAATAAAAATTTATCAAGAAAAGAAGTTTCTTATAATAAGCTTAAAGGATTAGGTGAAGAGATTATTGAAGATGTTATTAAAAAAGATATTCCTTCTTTAAAAGTTCCATCTCGTGGTACATCTAATATTGTTTATGATGATGCTAAGCGTTATTTTGTTTTAGGGGATAGATATGGTAAAAGATCTCTTGGAAACGTGAAACAAATTAAAAAAATCGGGCAAATGGTTCAAGTAGCTAATTTCTGTAAAGATCTTGTTCAAAGAGAAAAAACAGCTACGTTAAGGGAGATGTATTATGTTAGTGAAGGTTGGGATATTGGTTTTGATAACCAGCAAGAATCTAACATTGTTGGGGAAGACATTGAAGTAACTTTAGGAATGAGCCGTGAAGACTTAGGTTTAATGCCAGAAGAAGATGGAGCATCTGTTTATGGAAATATTATTCTTAAAGAAGGTGATGTTGAGATTGATGCTTTAAAATCAGGTAAATCTGGCTATACAATTTCTCCTACTATTGATGAAGTAGAATTTCTTGATCATGATGTTGAAAGAGTTATTGCTGTTGAGACTATGGGGATGTTTCATAGGATGGTTCAAGAGGAAGCTTATAAAAAATTCAATACTCTGATTGTTGGGCTTAAAGGACAAGCTGCAAGAGCTACAAGAAGATTTTTAAAGAGAGTTAATGAAGAATTAAATCTTCCAGTTTATATTTGTAACGACGGAGACCCTTGGGGTTTTCACATAGCTATGGTTATTATATCTGGAAGTGCTAAACTTGCACATGTTAATCATGATTTAGCTACTCCTAATGCTAAATTTTTGGGAGTTACAGCTAGTGACATTGTTAACTATGAACTTCCAACCGATCCTTTAAAGGATATTGATGTTTTAAGATTGAAAGAGTTATCTAATGATCCAAGGTACAGAGATCCAACTTGGCAAACTGAAATTAAAAAAATGCTTAAAATTGGTAAAAAAGCAGAACAGCAATCATTTTCTAAGTATGGGCTTGAATATGTTGTAGATACATATTTCCCTGAGAAATTGGAGTTATTAAGTTAA
- the top6B gene encoding DNA topoisomerase VI subunit B, whose product MSQQASELFDNFQELTPSEFFRKNKQMLGFTGKIRSLTIVFHELITNSFDAAEEAGILPEIKIDLKRVDKDHYILRHSDNGPGIPEDYIMKVYCTMFAGSKFRNIQSRGQQGLGCSGCVLLSQMTTGEPARVKSAWEVDGELKGADLEFKMDVKKNKGMLLNRKSYDPKHTGVCIELEFKDVSYSLAEQGAFEYIRRTMIGNPHAKIIFRDPTSHKYIFNRAADMVPVLPKEVLPHPRGVTADDLIFMAKHTDKRRFRSLLTSSLSRMSNKRIAEIEELTGIDLNKRPKDMKWEEAEAIVDAFSKMDFMAPPTSGLIPIGDDQIEDGMKEILKPEFIAATTRKPVTYRGGVAFIIEAGIAYGGDAGRLVNDQRKSEIMRFANRVPLSFDQGSCAITEALKSIDWKRYGLRDLENTPITVFVNMISTQVPYLSTGKQSIAPEPEIIHEVRQATMKVARKLQKYLRAKKAAKEEAMRSKIFEDYVPVIIRESAKLAETDVPEFQEVLAKVTRRSLAELLGENPDKAEEEVEGEFASDLDDTIENDDNKSEETLENME is encoded by the coding sequence TTGTCACAACAAGCATCAGAACTCTTTGACAATTTTCAAGAATTGACACCTTCAGAGTTCTTTAGAAAAAATAAGCAAATGTTAGGTTTCACTGGGAAAATAAGGTCTTTAACAATCGTTTTCCACGAACTCATAACTAATAGTTTTGACGCAGCTGAAGAAGCAGGTATTCTTCCTGAAATTAAAATTGATCTTAAAAGAGTTGATAAAGATCATTATATTCTTAGGCATTCTGATAATGGTCCTGGAATCCCTGAAGACTATATAATGAAAGTTTATTGTACTATGTTTGCAGGTTCTAAGTTTAGAAACATTCAGTCAAGAGGTCAACAAGGTTTAGGATGTAGTGGTTGTGTTCTATTATCTCAAATGACTACTGGTGAACCAGCAAGAGTAAAATCTGCTTGGGAAGTTGATGGGGAACTTAAAGGAGCAGATCTTGAATTTAAGATGGATGTTAAGAAAAATAAAGGAATGCTTTTAAATCGTAAAAGTTATGATCCAAAACATACTGGTGTTTGTATAGAACTTGAGTTTAAAGATGTTTCTTATTCTTTAGCTGAACAAGGAGCATTTGAATACATTAGGAGAACTATGATTGGTAATCCTCATGCAAAAATAATATTTAGGGATCCAACCAGTCATAAGTACATATTTAATAGGGCTGCTGATATGGTTCCTGTGCTTCCTAAAGAAGTATTACCTCATCCAAGGGGAGTAACTGCTGATGATTTAATCTTCATGGCTAAGCACACTGATAAAAGGAGATTTAGGAGTCTTCTTACAAGCTCTCTTTCAAGAATGTCAAATAAGAGAATTGCTGAAATTGAAGAATTAACTGGAATTGATTTGAATAAACGACCAAAAGATATGAAGTGGGAAGAAGCTGAAGCAATTGTTGATGCTTTCTCTAAAATGGACTTTATGGCACCTCCAACTTCTGGCCTTATTCCTATTGGTGATGATCAGATTGAAGATGGTATGAAAGAGATTCTTAAACCAGAGTTTATTGCAGCTACTACAAGAAAACCTGTTACTTACAGGGGAGGTGTAGCTTTTATCATTGAAGCAGGAATTGCTTATGGTGGAGATGCTGGAAGACTTGTAAATGATCAAAGAAAATCTGAAATTATGAGATTTGCAAATAGGGTTCCTCTGTCTTTTGATCAAGGTAGCTGTGCTATTACAGAAGCCTTAAAAAGTATTGATTGGAAAAGATATGGTTTAAGAGATTTAGAAAATACTCCTATCACTGTATTTGTTAATATGATTTCTACACAAGTTCCTTATCTATCAACTGGTAAACAAAGTATAGCTCCAGAACCAGAAATCATTCATGAAGTAAGACAAGCTACAATGAAAGTAGCTAGGAAGCTTCAAAAATATTTAAGAGCTAAAAAAGCAGCTAAAGAAGAAGCAATGAGGTCTAAAATATTTGAAGATTATGTTCCTGTTATCATTAGAGAATCTGCTAAACTTGCTGAAACTGATGTTCCTGAATTTCAAGAGGTTTTAGCTAAAGTAACAAGAAGATCACTTGCAGAACTCTTGGGTGAAAATCCTGATAAGGCTGAAGAAGAAGTTGAAGGGGAATTTGCATCTGATCTTGATGATACTATTGAAAATGATGATAATAAATCAGAAGAAACATTAGAAAATATGGAATAA
- a CDS encoding KH domain-containing protein, which translates to MPTTEYLKIPQDRIGVLIGTNGETKQKIEKTTHTWLDIDGEEGTVIVSPSEEMEDPLGVWKTNHVVKAIGRGFNPEIALKLNEDDIYLEIIKLTLYVGKSKKALARQKGRIIGKDGRTREIIISMAEVDMAIYGKTVAFIGELENVMVAKEAVEMILNGSQHKSVYGFLESKQSDRKMKEFKSMVGIENDKIEFRDDLDD; encoded by the coding sequence TTGCCAACAACAGAATATCTTAAGATCCCACAGGATAGAATAGGGGTTTTAATAGGAACAAATGGTGAAACTAAACAAAAAATTGAAAAAACTACTCATACATGGTTAGATATAGATGGGGAGGAAGGAACTGTAATTGTTTCTCCAAGTGAGGAAATGGAAGATCCTCTTGGAGTTTGGAAAACTAATCATGTAGTTAAAGCTATTGGGAGAGGTTTTAACCCAGAAATAGCTTTAAAACTAAATGAAGATGATATTTATCTAGAAATAATAAAACTAACCTTATATGTAGGTAAGTCTAAAAAAGCATTAGCTAGACAAAAAGGACGTATTATTGGTAAAGATGGTAGAACTAGAGAGATTATAATCAGTATGGCGGAAGTGGACATGGCGATTTATGGTAAAACTGTTGCCTTTATTGGTGAACTTGAAAATGTCATGGTGGCAAAAGAAGCTGTTGAAATGATTCTTAATGGTTCACAACATAAATCTGTTTATGGTTTTTTAGAATCTAAACAAAGTGATAGAAAAATGAAGGAATTTAAATCGATGGTTGGAATTGAAAATGATAAAATAGAATTTCGAGACGATTTAGATGATTGA
- a CDS encoding serine protein kinase RIO encodes MDPKIAKADEEVQKLISKKRKKSVEDRRVGSEIFDKQTLETLYKLANQGHLDVLNGAISTGKEANVLKGVINSSYIAVKIYRIATSDFKKMQYYIQGDPRFNIRSSNKRQLITNWVNKEFRNLARAYEAKVSVPKPIIALNNVLILEFIGSDDGDPAQTVKNQKPKDVDDFLNKLLLEIKKFVNNANLVHGDLSTFNILNKDEYPVIIDVSQSVVRDHPIANELLVRDIKNIYKEFKKMGSSYSLEDILNKLEFDINLDID; translated from the coding sequence TTGGATCCTAAAATAGCTAAAGCTGATGAAGAAGTTCAGAAACTTATCTCTAAAAAGAGAAAAAAAAGTGTTGAAGATAGAAGGGTGGGTAGTGAAATTTTTGATAAACAAACACTTGAAACCCTTTATAAATTAGCTAACCAAGGACATTTAGATGTTTTAAATGGAGCTATTAGCACTGGAAAAGAAGCTAATGTTTTAAAAGGAGTGATAAATAGTTCTTATATTGCTGTTAAAATTTATAGAATAGCCACTTCTGATTTTAAAAAAATGCAGTATTATATTCAAGGTGATCCAAGATTCAATATTCGTTCTAGTAATAAACGTCAACTTATTACTAATTGGGTTAATAAAGAATTTAGAAATCTTGCAAGAGCTTATGAAGCAAAGGTTAGTGTTCCAAAACCGATTATTGCATTAAATAATGTACTTATTTTAGAGTTTATTGGTTCTGATGATGGAGATCCTGCCCAAACTGTCAAAAACCAAAAACCAAAAGATGTTGATGATTTTTTAAATAAGCTGTTATTAGAAATAAAAAAATTTGTTAATAATGCTAATTTGGTCCATGGGGATTTATCAACATTTAATATTTTAAATAAAGATGAATATCCTGTAATCATCGATGTTTCTCAATCAGTAGTTAGAGATCATCCCATAGCTAATGAATTATTGGTTAGAGACATAAAAAATATTTATAAAGAGTTTAAAAAAATGGGATCTTCATATTCATTAGAAGATATTCTTAATAAATTAGAATTTGATATTAATTTAGATATAGATTAA
- the eif1A gene encoding translation initiation factor eIF-1A, which yields MARQEQTQEFRRVRTPRKGEIPGIVEQIMGHGKLKVRCADGHVRMTRIPGKMKKRIWIREGDVVLVKPWDFQSDEKADVIWRYTRTESNWLERKGFLKM from the coding sequence TTGGCAAGACAAGAACAAACACAAGAATTTAGAAGAGTAAGAACCCCAAGAAAAGGAGAAATTCCTGGTATTGTAGAACAAATCATGGGTCATGGAAAGTTAAAGGTTCGATGTGCAGATGGACATGTGAGAATGACAAGAATCCCTGGAAAAATGAAGAAAAGGATATGGATTAGAGAAGGAGACGTTGTTCTTGTAAAACCATGGGATTTCCAATCAGATGAAAAAGCTGATGTTATATGGAGATATACTAGAACTGAGTCCAATTGGCTTGAAAGAAAAGGATTTTTAAAAATGTAA
- the oadA gene encoding sodium-extruding oxaloacetate decarboxylase subunit alpha — translation MKTTKITETALRDAHQSLLATRMRTRDMVPIAEEMDKVGFFSIEAWGGATFDTCIRYLNEDPWERLRLLKEKITKTPIQMLIRGQNLVGYKHYPDDIVEKFVEKAYANGVDVFRVFDALNDIENMETAIKTAKKQGAHVQGTLSYTTSPVHTLDNFVDLAKDLEALECDSIAIKDMAGLISPKNIHELVTRLKEETDLLVNLHCHCTSGMTPISYYVACEAGVDILDTAISPLSWGTSQPPTESIVAALQDTEYDSKLDLKRLNHIKRYFENIKEKYASLLDPITEKIDTDVLIYQIPGGMLSNLVSQLKEQNALDRYQDVLDEMPRVRKDMGYPPLVTPTSQIVGIQAVMNVLGGKRYKLVSNEVKEYMRGKYGQPPAPVNPKIAKKIIGDEKPITHRPADDLEPQYDYYKQEGEKEGLIKKEEDVLTLALYPQVATKFLRGEAEEEKIEPKTIQNMEESEFAIPTEYNVEVDGDVFDVRIMPTGFMEIGEVDPSTLSSPVEGGLTSTMQGMILKLKVNEGDKVKKGDILAVIEAMKMENDIQAEEDGIVEEIFVAEGDAVNAGDTLMIIS, via the coding sequence ATGAAAACTACAAAAATTACAGAAACTGCCCTAAGAGATGCGCATCAGTCTCTGTTAGCTACTCGGATGAGGACTAGGGATATGGTTCCAATTGCTGAAGAAATGGATAAAGTGGGTTTTTTCTCAATTGAAGCATGGGGAGGAGCTACTTTTGATACCTGTATTCGTTATTTAAATGAAGATCCTTGGGAACGTCTTAGATTACTTAAAGAAAAGATCACTAAGACACCTATTCAAATGTTGATTAGAGGTCAAAATTTAGTAGGTTATAAACATTATCCAGATGATATTGTAGAAAAATTTGTAGAAAAGGCTTATGCAAATGGTGTTGATGTTTTTCGTGTTTTCGATGCTCTTAATGATATAGAAAATATGGAAACAGCAATTAAAACAGCTAAAAAACAGGGAGCTCATGTTCAAGGAACTTTAAGCTATACTACAAGTCCAGTACATACTCTTGATAATTTTGTAGATCTTGCAAAAGATTTAGAAGCATTAGAATGTGATTCAATAGCTATAAAAGATATGGCTGGATTGATAAGTCCAAAAAATATTCATGAACTTGTGACTAGGCTGAAAGAGGAAACTGATCTTTTGGTTAACTTACACTGTCATTGTACTAGTGGAATGACTCCAATCAGTTATTATGTTGCTTGTGAGGCTGGAGTGGATATATTAGATACTGCTATCTCTCCTTTATCTTGGGGAACATCCCAACCTCCAACTGAAAGTATTGTTGCAGCATTACAAGATACTGAATATGATTCTAAACTGGATCTTAAGAGATTGAATCATATTAAAAGGTATTTTGAAAATATTAAAGAGAAATATGCTTCTCTTCTTGATCCAATTACTGAAAAAATCGACACTGATGTTCTTATTTATCAGATACCTGGAGGTATGCTTTCTAACTTAGTTTCACAGCTAAAAGAACAGAATGCATTAGATAGATATCAAGATGTACTTGATGAAATGCCAAGAGTTAGAAAAGATATGGGTTATCCTCCTCTTGTTACTCCAACTAGTCAGATTGTAGGTATACAAGCGGTTATGAATGTTCTTGGTGGTAAAAGATATAAACTAGTCTCTAATGAAGTTAAAGAGTATATGAGGGGAAAATATGGTCAACCTCCTGCTCCAGTTAATCCTAAAATAGCTAAAAAGATAATTGGGGATGAAAAACCTATAACACATCGTCCAGCTGATGATCTTGAACCACAATATGATTATTACAAACAAGAAGGAGAAAAAGAGGGTTTAATTAAAAAAGAAGAAGATGTTTTAACTTTAGCACTTTATCCTCAAGTAGCTACTAAATTTTTAAGAGGAGAAGCTGAAGAGGAAAAAATTGAACCTAAAACAATACAAAACATGGAAGAATCAGAATTTGCTATCCCTACTGAATATAATGTTGAAGTAGATGGAGATGTTTTTGATGTTAGGATAATGCCAACTGGTTTTATGGAAATTGGTGAAGTAGATCCTTCAACTCTTTCTAGTCCTGTTGAAGGAGGCTTAACTTCTACAATGCAAGGAATGATTCTAAAGCTTAAAGTTAATGAAGGGGATAAAGTCAAAAAAGGAGATATTTTGGCAGTTATTGAAGCTATGAAAATGGAAAATGATATCCAAGCAGAGGAAGATGGTATTGTTGAAGAGATATTTGTAGCTGAGGGTGATGCTGTAAATGCTGGAGATACTTTAATGATAATTAGTTAA
- a CDS encoding inositol-3-phosphate synthase, with amino-acid sequence MDKIKIAIVGMGNCASSLIQGIHYYKNKDEKDAIGLMHWKIGDYEPSDIEVVAAFDVDKRKVGKTIDEAIFAKPNCTTIFQENIPKSSVKVSMGNVLDGVAPHMEDFEDEYTFIVSAEESSDIVEVLKDSGAEILLNYLPVGSEKAARFYAQCALDAGVAFINCMPVFIVSDNEWEAKFREKGIPAVGDDIKAQIGATITHRTLANLFEERGVKLDHTYQINTGGNTDFINMLSRERLDSKKESKTEAVQSVLADRMDPHDIHIGPSDYVPWQKDNKLCFLRMEGKTFGDVPMNIELRLSVEDSPNSAGCVIDAIRCCKLAIGRGIGGKLTSISSYTMKHPPEQFTDDEAYKKVNDFIDGTLER; translated from the coding sequence TTGGATAAAATAAAAATAGCTATTGTAGGTATGGGAAATTGTGCTAGTTCTCTTATTCAAGGAATTCATTATTATAAAAATAAAGATGAAAAAGATGCTATTGGTTTGATGCATTGGAAAATTGGGGATTATGAACCATCAGATATTGAAGTTGTAGCTGCATTTGATGTAGATAAGAGGAAAGTAGGAAAAACAATTGATGAAGCTATTTTCGCAAAACCAAACTGTACTACTATATTTCAAGAGAATATTCCTAAAAGTAGTGTAAAAGTATCTATGGGAAATGTTTTAGATGGTGTAGCTCCACACATGGAAGATTTTGAAGATGAATACACATTCATTGTTTCTGCTGAAGAATCTTCAGATATTGTAGAGGTTTTGAAAGATTCTGGTGCAGAAATTCTTTTGAACTATCTTCCTGTAGGTTCAGAAAAAGCAGCTAGGTTTTATGCTCAATGTGCTTTAGATGCAGGTGTTGCTTTTATTAATTGTATGCCTGTTTTTATTGTAAGTGATAATGAATGGGAAGCTAAATTCAGAGAAAAAGGAATTCCTGCTGTTGGTGATGATATAAAAGCTCAGATAGGAGCAACTATTACTCACAGAACTTTAGCTAATCTCTTTGAAGAAAGAGGAGTAAAATTAGATCATACATATCAGATTAATACTGGTGGAAATACTGATTTTATCAATATGCTTAGTAGAGAAAGGTTAGATTCTAAAAAAGAATCAAAAACAGAGGCTGTTCAGTCAGTACTTGCTGATAGGATGGATCCTCATGATATACATATTGGTCCAAGTGATTATGTTCCTTGGCAAAAAGATAATAAACTTTGTTTCCTTAGAATGGAAGGAAAAACCTTTGGTGATGTTCCAATGAACATTGAATTAAGGTTAAGTGTTGAAGATTCTCCAAATTCTGCAGGCTGTGTAATTGATGCAATTAGATGTTGTAAACTAGCTATTGGTCGAGGAATTGGAGGTAAACTCACTTCTATATCTTCTTATACAATGAAACATCCTCCAGAACAGTTTACTGATGATGAAGCTTATAAAAAGGTCAATGATTTTATTGATGGGACATTAGAAAGATAA
- a CDS encoding glycosyl transferase GT4 family protein, with product MKKVLLIAFYFNQTNEIASKRLRGLAKYLPQFGWEPIVIVPKSNLEYENSFENSFESHLKNSFKNSNFKVIETDYEYMTDRWVNKFKNKTNKTKKDTAIKSKNEIKEFNKDNFNNQNKIISKNNSETTSKTTSETTSKTTSETTSKTTSKTISKTISKVISIAGEIFAYPDGMKYWYEPAIEVSKETIEINNVEAIISSSWPVTSHIIAKDLKKEYNLKWIADLRDLWNLNPYIKHTFIRNYFEKKLEIRTFEYADVLTTTTELASKKLKELHPQKKICTVMSGYDIEDITNNNTPKNQEKLNFTYAGSLYGGKRDPKLLFKGISELIHENKINPLLLSLDFYGDNFGLKETATEYGIEDLVNIHGTIPHEEVLKKQKESKALLLLSWNNKKEEMFLPGKIYEYLAAKRPVLSIGYKEGSLKDLIEKTEIGYHVSTLEETKNSIMKFYNNFNENKVLRYNGNSEVNKYSIISTAQKFGSILDSIK from the coding sequence ATGAAAAAGGTTCTTTTAATAGCCTTCTATTTCAATCAAACTAATGAAATTGCATCAAAACGTTTAAGAGGTTTAGCAAAGTACCTACCACAATTTGGATGGGAACCTATAGTGATAGTACCTAAATCAAATCTTGAATATGAAAATTCTTTTGAAAACTCCTTTGAAAGTCATCTTAAAAATTCTTTTAAAAATTCAAATTTTAAAGTTATTGAAACCGATTATGAATATATGACTGATAGATGGGTTAATAAATTTAAAAATAAAACTAATAAAACAAAAAAAGATACAGCAATCAAATCAAAAAATGAAATAAAAGAATTTAACAAAGATAATTTTAATAATCAAAATAAAATTATTTCAAAAAATAATTCAGAAACTACCTCAAAAACTACTTCAGAAACTACCTCAAAAACTACTTCAGAAACTACCTCAAAAACTACCTCAAAAACTATTTCAAAAACTATTTCAAAAGTTATTTCAATTGCAGGTGAAATATTTGCATATCCAGATGGAATGAAATACTGGTATGAACCTGCTATAGAAGTTTCAAAAGAAACAATCGAAATTAATAATGTTGAAGCAATAATCAGTTCCTCATGGCCAGTGACTTCCCATATAATAGCTAAAGACCTAAAAAAAGAATATAATCTTAAGTGGATTGCTGATTTAAGAGATTTATGGAATTTAAACCCTTATATTAAACATACATTTATAAGAAATTATTTTGAGAAAAAATTAGAGATTAGAACATTTGAATATGCAGATGTTTTAACCACAACAACAGAATTAGCTTCAAAAAAACTTAAAGAATTACACCCTCAAAAAAAGATTTGCACTGTTATGAGTGGATATGATATTGAAGACATTACTAACAATAATACACCCAAAAATCAGGAAAAATTAAATTTTACCTATGCTGGTTCTCTTTATGGTGGTAAAAGAGATCCAAAACTATTATTTAAAGGAATAAGTGAACTTATACATGAAAATAAGATTAATCCATTGTTATTATCCCTAGATTTTTATGGAGATAACTTTGGGCTTAAAGAAACAGCTACAGAATATGGAATTGAAGATTTAGTGAATATCCATGGAACAATACCCCATGAAGAAGTATTAAAAAAGCAAAAAGAATCAAAAGCATTGCTTTTATTATCTTGGAATAACAAAAAAGAAGAAATGTTTTTGCCTGGAAAAATTTACGAATATTTAGCTGCGAAAAGACCAGTTTTATCAATTGGATACAAAGAAGGCTCTCTTAAAGATTTAATTGAAAAAACAGAGATTGGATATCATGTTTCAACATTAGAAGAAACAAAAAATAGTATTATGAAATTTTACAATAATTTTAATGAAAATAAAGTTTTAAGGTATAATGGAAATAGTGAAGTAAATAAGTATTCCATAATATCTACAGCTCAAAAGTTTGGAAGTATATTAGACTCAATTAAATAA
- a CDS encoding UbiA family prenyltransferase, with product MNAYLEIIRPGNAVMGVIAVVLMAIIGENYNLPIILGGIAVFLAMGGGNVINDYFDHKIDAINKPNRPIPSGRISLKNAKLYAYLLFLLSIIIGFIISYLVNSLIPGIIVIISLLLMYYYAYTLKKIAIIGNMSISILTGLCFIFGGFIIGSETMTTNIIIISLYLGFFAFIMTMAREITKDMEDIEGDKAENARTFPILYGMKKSSYLAGFLMILASILSPILYFNGIFSIYYILVLFFAIITFFYGAYTILKDQSTKNAKKASKLVKIGMMIAFISFAIGSF from the coding sequence ATGAATGCATATCTCGAAATAATTCGCCCAGGAAATGCTGTGATGGGAGTAATAGCAGTTGTCTTAATGGCAATCATAGGAGAAAATTATAATCTCCCAATTATATTAGGAGGAATAGCTGTTTTTCTAGCTATGGGAGGAGGTAATGTTATAAATGATTATTTTGATCATAAAATAGATGCTATTAACAAACCAAATCGTCCAATTCCCTCAGGCAGGATTTCTCTTAAAAATGCTAAACTATACGCATACCTATTGTTTTTATTATCAATTATAATTGGATTTATAATAAGTTACCTTGTAAATAGCTTAATACCTGGAATTATTGTAATAATATCATTATTGCTTATGTATTATTATGCATATACCTTGAAAAAAATTGCCATAATAGGAAATATGAGCATATCTATTTTAACTGGCCTTTGTTTTATCTTTGGAGGATTTATAATAGGTTCAGAGACAATGACAACAAATATAATTATAATTTCATTGTATTTAGGATTTTTTGCGTTTATTATGACTATGGCAAGAGAGATTACAAAAGACATGGAAGATATTGAAGGAGATAAAGCAGAAAATGCAAGAACATTTCCAATATTATATGGAATGAAAAAATCTTCCTATTTAGCTGGATTTTTAATGATTTTAGCTAGTATTTTAAGCCCTATTTTATATTTCAATGGAATTTTTAGTATTTATTATATCTTAGTCCTATTTTTTGCCATAATAACCTTTTTTTATGGAGCATATACTATATTAAAAGACCAATCAACTAAAAATGCTAAAAAAGCTTCTAAATTAGTTAAAATTGGTATGATGATTGCATTTATCTCGTTTGCAATAGGATCATTTTAA